Genomic segment of Pagrus major chromosome 19, Pma_NU_1.0:
TTCATTTCTCACACTCCAAACAAAGAGACATGAGTCCCAGCTTCATCCCAGCATCCCATTATCCTCTAATGCGTGGACCTCCACTACTCACTGTGCAactgtgtgtgggggggaggGGTGTGTGAGCTTAATGTGCATGTGTCCATTGTGTCTTTTCTTCTACTGAATCAATGATGACCATCCAGGACGCACTAACAGGAAAATGAGGAATATATAATTTCTTATTGCTTCCAcaagaggatgctgttgcattTCTAAAACTTAGTCTTTGAGTCCAAATGCCAACGAAATTTGACGTAACAAATACAAGAAGTCAAAGTATGTAATTTTCTTCCATTAGTACAACACAATTTAGTACACAATGTTCAACAGCCTGcatagggtttttttttttcatttttataggTGTGGTGCTTAGATGTACCATAGCTTTAATATTAAAAGCGAACagtataaacaaaacaaccaagagctgagcagcagcagggtggtAGCATTAACCAACACAACACTAGATGTAATATATTATTAGTTTATATCTATACACCAGAAGATTATGCACAATTTCCTTTCTGACACTtggttaatgttgtgaaagtgtctattttaacccaaaccctcttaatttttatgtattttttgtttcctaAGCCTAACTGAACTGCATCAGAAAATTAAAGtgaactaaaaataataatgaataatatgTTCCGTGCAGGATTCAAAACCTGGTCTCCTGAGTGAGAATCCCATTTTTAACCTATTCAGCCACAACAGAGTGTGGACTTCAAAATGATggccctggagcaacattaattatgtcAACACCAAGGTAAACCAAAAAATGTAGACTCAACATtatacataaaatgtatttatttacaagTAATAGAACAAAAACTACTATAAAAGACTAAATGATGGGTTTTCATACAGATGCATAATCTGTAGTTTAAAAAACTGGACAAATGCAATGTAATGGTGTCCCTTTGTGAGATGTCTTTTGTTGAAAGAAGATAGCTGAACAGTCAGCTGAATACTTCTATGCTCTGTGCCTTCACATATGACTTTGTGGAGTGTTGGACATGTTGCCCAAAGAACATGAAGAAGAGACACTCCAGGCTAGATACTTTGAACTTGACTGCAGTTTTTTGACTATGCCCTCGTGCTTTGATTGCATCTTTGCTTATTACAATACTAATCAGGAATAAAACAGTATGCgccaaaaaaaatgaataaccTTTCTTTCAGCCATTTACACAGCTTGCATTTTAACTCAATTTAGATGCACAATGACAGTAACAGCAAAATAGtcttaataaaatatttttggcTCGGCTTCTAAACCAGGTTTGTTCATTATTAAAGCGGCTGCAAAAATATgcataaatgtgtaaatacatatgtatgtgtaaatgtgaaTTCATTTTTCACAGGGGCAGATAGACACTTGTTTctaataataaattataataaagtttTTGCAAATAAGCACGCAAATTCTGACTTGGTAACTAAGGTTCCCGTAATCTACAAAAAAGTTAGTTAACACCACCAATCCATCGGAGTTGGAGCCGATAAACATCTGTGAcaactgcagagtcatttgataGGGCAGTGAATGCCAAGTGTAACCATTCACATTGaggacaaaagccagatgtcagtgggttttttgaccagtgtgaaaggggtatagGAATCGGGACACCTCACCTTCAAAGATGGACTTGCTGTCGTCGTTGGAGCACTGGGTCTGGCTCAACTCTCCCAACTGCTTGTTGATGCTGCGGCTGGGGATGTAGGCCTGAACGTTGAAACAATAGCTCACACCTCGGTCCAGATCAGGCACCTCGATCACATTGCTCTTAGAGTTGTACACTTTCTGAAGAGAACACAGAAGGAAACATTTAGTACATGTTGTcttattcatgtttgtttgagGCTGATGTGGTGATGTCTGCTGGCTCCCACCTTGCCGGTACTTGTATTTTTCCGATAGGTGACTTTATACTGAAGCTGTTCAGAGAAGATATCCCGGATGTTCTGCTGGTGGCCATCTTTAAACAGGGCAGTGAGTGGGTCAGTCACATACAGGGTGgtcttctttttgtcttcacTGACCTCTAGCTTGAAGTCAGGTTTGCCTATATCAGCTGTGGAGGAGGGAAGGCAGAGGGAGACAACAATTAATCTGTGCATGTATCCCTGAATATAAAGTACTGTTCAGAGACCAGtctgatgatgtttaatgtcaaaAACCTAAACAGGCCTCTCTACACCTTTGACTAgcttaaaatataattttagtTTATTGTAACTTGgttcttattttctcagttttgtcTATTATTTCTATTATCAGATTGTATCGTACATTTTGAACATGACAACATTACTACAATAAAGTCAGGCAGgccaaaaaacacagcagtcagAAGTTCTGAAAGGTTGGAAACTAACCTAAAATTTATCCAGATACACTTAAATTTGTCAATATGTTGATCAACAGAAATTAATCAGCATTTCTTGACATCTTGCTGAGAAACTAAGCAGACCTTTCCCGTTTTTTGTTTTAGTGGCAGGTCTTCCTGCGTGTGCATGTTAATACATGACTGCATGCATGTTCATGGATGTGAGTCCTTCTTTGTCCccccagtgttttgttttttttaaatgctggcCTAGTAACAAACCTTCTCATATTAAAGCCAAGTAGTACACTAAATTCAGAATCTTGATTCTAGATCTGCAACAATAAATTGATTagctgtcaactattaaatcattccccaactattttgataaacaaattaatcagtttgagaaggttttagatgttttttggGGTATAGAATTTACCTCTGTATTAGGAAATTAATATGTACGAAGTACTGATTTAGTTAAATTCATGGCACACCAGTGTGCCGCAGCACACCATTCGGGAACCACTGCTTCAGAGAGATAAATTGTACCTTTGATGTGAAAAGGCGTACGTAAGTTGGCAGGTCTCTTTTAGTGATGTCACCCCTTGCTCAGCAATGAATTTTAAGTTATAAATAATTGAGatgaaaactatgaaaataagacCTAACCTTGTTCAAACTGAGGTGTAACACTTTaatggctggtgtgtgtgtgtgtgtgtgtgtgtgtgtgtgtgtttgtgccaatTAAATGTGTGTATCAGCTCTTTTCCACTACTGACCTGCTTGAACATGCCTCTGAACAATCTGTATAATATTTTGACTGTGCTGCACTTGTGAAATGTTACTTCCACCACCtcatgttgataaaaaaaaaccagATCATAGTAGCAGAAGAACCTACTCTCTTTGTAAGGGCAGAATCTTGGTGAGCTTGTGTGGGGGAACTCAGTGAGGTCAGAGGTGACTCCTAGAGGAGGCTGAGACAAGACGTCGGCTGTGTAATAGGCAGTCAGCTCAGTCAGAGAGTTGGACAGATCACACACTGTCCTTGAAGACTGGATACAGTGAGGGTTCCTCTTTGTGTTCCCACCAACCCTGCAACAGTTTGACAGGAACATTCTTCATTACTCATAGACATGACTGATGGATGCAAACAACCAAAAGAATGAgcacagacaaaagaaaatgaattataGAACAAACTTATGTCATTGTAAGTCTTAACAAGAAGATTTTAAAACCAATGATAACTGTAAGCAAAAATGTATCACAACAGAATACAGGATAGAGCACTGGTCCACTTTTCCTTACAAGGCCATGTTGCACAAAGTGCCACCTTATTTGTGttctctactgactctacctttgcTCATGCAGATAAATTATGTATGTCATTCCTCACACCTGCACTGAGACACCTTAAACTTGATTATTTGAAAATGGAAGATTATAAAAATAGGATTAAGGACTATTTGACCTCTGAATGcaacagtgttgtataaagtactcCATAAAAGTAACTAGGAACTAAAGTAGCTATTTAATTAATGTGTCGACTCGAGTGAAAAGCACAATATTAAAGTAccggaaatggaaatactcaagtaaagtgcaagtacctcaaaattgtacttaagtagcCTACAGTAcctagttacattccatcactgaaatGCACATTTCCTGGCACTGAACACTGATAAATTCATTGTCATTCATTGTTGAATGCTATATGACTGTTGCTTGTTTCTTTTATGTAAAGAAAATCTGCTGCTGTCTTGGCCAGGACTCCCTTGCAAAGGAGTTTGAATTTCAATGGGAATATTACAAGTAAAATATCAgttattattaaatcaaattttaaaaattaaataaagtacacctttgcaaaaaaaaaaaaaatgtatagacTGGATATATTGTTTGAGCAGCAATACAGTTGTTGGCATTTGGAAATgatgtttgttggttgtttaaaTTTTAATGTTCTTGCCTCTTTGGTTCTTTTGTAATTGAATCAGTAAGGTCTGTAAGATCTCTGGCCTCAGCTCAACATTCCAGTAAAAGCTTTTATTGGCTCAGCAATGGATTCTTATCAAGCTCTGCTGCCATTAATCTTTCCTTCAAGGTTAATCAGCGAGCATGATAGAGGGGAGTGTGCTTCAGTGGACACACCTAAATTTGTCTGCGAGAGGAATGCATAAGCTGGGAATTCAATGCAATTTCTTGAATAGTTTAACAGGTGAAGGTTTGGATGCAGGTACTTACTGAGAGAACTCCACTGTGTAGGAGTAGTCAGCTGATGGTTTGGGCTCCCACGTCAAAATAGTTTTAAAGTTGGTGGATTTCCAAGTGACATTCTGCGCTCGGGGATAAGAGCCTGCAAAATGAAAGAATGCGTAAAATACTATTCTAACACCTTTCAAAACCTCTGTTTAGGTGTTCAGGTCAAAtgatataaatattttatagtTAGAATGACACATCAATGGAGACCAGTCATTGTGGCAGAAAACAATGCACCAAAGGTATTTTGGATACGGTTATATACTGAATTATATATAGTCGGTGAGGCATGAGCTGTAGGCtacttttcaaaaaaaaacactaaactaCAGTTTATATGTAATTAAACCTTCATAAGTGTGGTCCAGCACAAACCTATAGGATCATGCCAAGGCTTtacaataaccatcattaacaCATTGTAAATGTATCGTTCATCAAGCTTGtcttaatagttatttcactgttaacaaagaatgaaatgctttaaaCCAATTTTTAAGCAgttgtttatgtgtatgtgttaaGTGTCAACTGATGCttataaacctttaaaatatcttaaggtgcaatatgtaagaattttagttaaaaacataaaagaaattGTCAATAGAACTTGAACAACAATATGATGTGATGACATCTGTGTACTGTTTGCAGGGTTATCAACtcaagctagcatgctaaccagctagcccgaCAGGTGGCGAATTCTTACAtactttaataaatggtttataaaacattttgttgtttgtttacactaAAATAACTATTTATAGGCCTACTATTAactataaaatgtgacatttattaatgatggttgttATAAAGGTCTACTGCTGaaccagaatcaacaaaacacaactgttAAGACTCAGTACTCCATCAGGCTCAGGAGGTGAGATTATGTTAATGAAGTGCTGAGTGAAACCTGTTGCTTTCATCAGTCTTCATAAAAGATACTTGCTCACATATTTTTGTGGACTGCCTGTTCagttaatgacacacacactttttttaaactacaaGTAGTGGTGCTATCTAAAGAGGCTAGGTCTAGTTTCCAAGATTCCCTGCACAGAGGACTTATGCTGCCAAGACTGTCAAATACGTCTGAATCACTGGGGACACTCATGGCACATTCTGGTGCAAGTTTTATACATCTTGAAAAAACTAGTTTGATAATCAGAATGGATAACAAACCAAGGCCTAGACAGTTGACTCACTTTTCTAGATGCAGAGGTGGTAGAAAACACACTAATGCGTAAGTTATTTGATACTGTTGAAGACATTACAAGAGGCCTGGACACTAATCTGGCATGAATAGGCGTACAACTACTTTTACAGTGTAGATAGCTAAATAGAAGCTTAAAAGCACGTCAAGTTGTGTTCAAATAAATCTATTTGAAACTTGACCTTGCAGAGCGTTTAGTGTCTGCTAATTGTCTACTACCTCCTACCACTTGCAGTTTCTCTAAATAACCACTAAAGTTCTATAAAGTAATCCATAAAAACAATCAGAGTAAAATGGTTCCATCTTAAGgctcactgttcactgttcactgtgaCTTACCGCCCTGCCAACCTACACACACTTTACTGGCCAGCACCTGTTCACTAGAATACAATTTGAgatatgtttttcttatttccttTGCTACAAATAACTTCTTCATATAAAATTACATCTTTAGGTTTATGATGTTTCCTTCTTTTCAATAGCCTGCCGTATGTTTTCCATGCCGACTGGCTTTATATTTTACACGCTCTACTTTtcgatatatatattttttttttttttcctttgtaatgtgaataaatacattaattaataaatacataaatgatttaaaactcctgactaAGGTTGTATGGACATGGAACGCTAACAGGACGAGTACGCGAGCTGCTGGGACTCACCTGAGACGGAATGTGCGGAGAGACAGAAGACGATAAAGAGAGCTGCTGGTAGTCCGACAGGCTGCATGTCGGGTTCAAGTCCTTTCAGCTAATGTAGTCCAGAGAAAGAGTCGGATCCAACAGATGTACAACAGAAACAATGTTACCGGATCACCGTGTGGACGCTATGAATCCTTTCTTCTTGCTTTCGATTGACTTCAAACCACTGGTTATAACAAAGTCTCCGCGCGAGGCCTGGCCAAATAAGGAGCGTCCGGCTGTGGCGTCACCAGAATGGGGACTACAGTACGTGCCTGTCATGCTGAGGTCATTTCACCGGATACAGTGCGGTGTTCTCCTGGATTTCAACCACACTCAAAACCGAACCACATGGCATACCCGTGATGTTGTACTGCAGGATCAGACTTTCTGATAAACTGTCCAACTGTACATTTTATGATTAGGTACTACAATTAGCCCATTGCATATTCCTGTGTAAAGATTTGAGATTTTACCTGACATGGGTTGGGAACCATGAAGCCCATTGTAGCCCACGTTTGGAATCTGTTATTATAACAACAGGTTGAAGTGTTACATTGTTCTgtaactttttgttttatttatttatttatttttttactgaagtatttaAATAATGATGTAAAGGTCAAGGTTTGCATTTTCAGAGAATATGTGCTTACTCAGTAGTAAGAGCAATGGGATGATGATATATGGACTAAATCAAAACTGCATACATGTAGGATGTTTAATCTGAACATCTACTAAAATAgtagtaaaaaagtaaaatctacTATCCTTTTGTATTGGGAACAATGCAGAACATTGTTTTGTATGGAGGCCCTAGTAGAACATATTAATTCCTCCATTTTCTCGTGATAATGAGTtgaactttcattttcttgagatcACAAGTTATTTGTGTGTGGATAACAAGATCATTTTCTCAAGATTTTGAGAATACAAgctttgttatctcgagataacgaaataAATTAATCCattatcacaagaaaacaaaagattgtTCCCTCTTATTCTTTTAAGCTTAAAGTCTGTTCGATCAGCAGTGCCCCGCCAGCATGCATACATGGCATCTTAACAAGTACAGCAACTtatttcagctgaaaaaaatgtcagatcaaGGAGTACCCTTTATTAATTGATTCATGAGAAGTGAATGTAGTTTGCTTTGAAACTCCCAAACCTACCCAACAGgtgatctcgagaaaacaaaaaaataaatctaacttgttatcatttgaaaatggatGTTCGACCCATGACTGATTAGGGCTTCGGTAGTTTAGCAACATAAAACCAgatatatgtaaatatggatgATGCAGAAAGATGAAGTTGGCtatttacatataaaacatttgGACTAGCTTCTTACCTAGAGAAAGCATgtttgatgagaaaaaaaagttctttATCAAGATAAACCATGGATTGTAAAAGGTTTTTCCAATACAGTTCATTTGAAATTCAtgatttcaaatatgtttttttttgtcctgcaAAAAATCAGTAATACCTGaggtattttatttaaattatattttgctGCTATATGTATCACCAGAAGATGACATATGTTTTGTCATGTGATGTTGTCTTGTAATCCCTTGTGTGATGGGCCAGATTTTGGCAAGACACaagcataaaaataaatttacAAACCTACTCTCTAACCTGTCATTATGAGTGATTAATAAGTTTCCCTTTGGTTGATAATGTACTCAAAAGTACAAAAGTTTATGAATCAACCATCACAAGGTACCAGAGTCTAACTACCCAAAACCTTTTAACAAAGATATGAAATAGAGAAAGGCAAAGCAATGTCCAATCAATTAAGGATGAAATAATGATTAAACGGCAGTCTGGTAATCCATGTTGTGATTACGGAGCAACGGCTTTAGCAAGATTAACAAGAATGGAAGATGGATTTTGGTACTGAAAATCTGCaggttgaaaatgtttcactttcctttcttttttctcagtttgatATGTTGTAACAGTAACAAGCCCCCACCCCTAACTTTGAAACCACTTCTACATATTCAGAATACTTCAGAATAGTTATGCAATAGTGAGTGAAAACAATTCTGAATTTACGCAAAATGTATCCAAAAAGGAAATAAGTTCAACTGCTGACTTCACCAACCTGACTTCATCCTTCTGTTGGTGCTACAGCAGGACTTGAAACTCCCTGCTTCTTCACTTCTCTCCTTAAGTTCATACTGCATGTACATATACTTGTCTTTGCACATTTTTATGTCCCTCTTTGTTTGTAGAGCAACATAAACAGCCTGGCATAGTGCAAAACCTGCTCTATAGGCACTAAGGAATTCACTCCAGTGCAGTAGATCTTATGATGTATAaatttgatcatttatttaattatatttgttTAGAATCAGACATATCAGCATGAAACTATTTCCCATTCATTTGCTCCATGAGATGCGGCTATGCATGCAGACCTGTGTAGTAATCAGTGGTGTAGTCATAGgtttaaaaatgaacacatgCTTTCCAGGATATGTTGACCACACACCATATTCACTACTGCATGATGGAACAGCGGAGAAAAATACTCCACTATACTGTGTCAGCATTATAATAGGTCTGACAGTGTAGCTCAGTGCATGAGTCAGGACATCCAATCATCAAACAGCTCAAGTAGGAAAACTTGAAGTCTATTTATAGTCTCATCTGTTCAGAGGAATGCTTACTCTCCCGACACACAGAAATGCCTCTGAAAATGAGTTTCCACTGTGGTACCAAGTGGTTTCAATCATTAAAGTTCCAACAACGTTTCAGTCTGTTATTATTACCATCAAAGTTATTGTTGTAGGGCAATTCAGTGCAGAGTTTCAAATCAGTTTGCACTCACAACTGCATTGTCATGCTGTAAAACGTAATTtgaacaatataaaaaaaatataagaagATCAGAGCAACTGCTCCACCCGGTGTTgtataaagagcaaaaaagaCCCAGGAGGGATGGAGGTCAGGTTTGAGTGGTGGGCCACACAAAGGATCTTCTCCAAGGATATCAGAGTTTGCATCCCGTATAAAACCAAGCATCAGTGATCTAACTGATCtaatttttgtgcctaaacctatcCAAACCATTTGACAGTAACCAGATGTTAGGGCTTATGCCTCACATACACTTGTGCATCTGTATGAAATGCCGAGGGGTGTGACAAAATGTTGTCGGGGGTTGATGACCTGGGATGAGAACGTGTTGCAGTGGCTGACGTAGGCCTGTAATAAGCCCATCTAATCATTTAATTTGGCCTGAATGAAATGATTGGATGGCCCACCTACCTGTCGACCTACTACCTGCCTATCAGTGCACACTCAGCCCCTGTACTCATTGAGCATGACCTTCCACAAGGCAAGACAAATATATTGCTAAAAGTATAGCTAGCTAGTTgaacaagaatggcagagaacGTGCAGCCAAATGGTCCTAATGCTAACATGGCAGTTTGACAGCTACGAGTTCTAACAAtggccatgtttgttgtttatgttcattatgtTGATGTTAGGTGTTTTCTTATGTGAAATAGTCATGAGATTGCAATTACAACAATGCAATTGGCTTGTAGCGCTGTGTACCCTCCCTGAGCCAAAGAACGAGTGAGCTGCCACAGTAGTGATTGACTCTCTTTCAGCAGATAAACCAGCAGCACAGAGAACAGACCCACAGCACtgagttgttttgtttatgtttttgcaCTTGTCTTTAATTTTGGGTAAATCAGttcgtcagcaggattacacaaaactatagaacagatttccacaaatcttggatggaggatgggtctcagtccagaatagaccccattaactttttgtGTGGACCCAGATAAAGGGACACATAACTAGCTtgaactttttctcactttgtctcACTTTGTGACATTGGGCATTTTTCCATATTTCCATTAATTTCTCAAGAAATAATGCCTGGatcttcatgaaaaaaaacaggtgtatgTACAAGTACAGTTTGACATGGATccaaaaatccagatctagcagatttaaatatgttttatttgatattggattaaaCTTGTTTGAATTAAGGGGGACTATTAAGCTTTGGTAGAGGCATGCACtccactgagtgccattctagtttatttatgtatttattagactaagaATGCTGagagagcttgtgaaatgtGCAAACTCCCGGCATGTACACATCTCCTGGTTGGCTAGCTGGAGCTGCGGGGCAGTCTGTGTAGTCAGGCAGTggaagtttgtgtgttttgggagAGTTTTGGGTGGATACTTCAAAAAATCTAGCTTACTTTTGCTGGTTTTCCAAGTGTTACCAAGTTCTCAATAAtgtggcttttgttttgttttctatttggAGCTGGCTGGGAATATCTGTTTGGCACCATTCCAGACCTTATCCCCCGCCCCATtatcccctccctccctccctggcCAAGAGGGGCCCAGCTGGCTTTGAATACCCAGGATCCCTTTTACGGGAAGGACTGAATGCAAATCCAGCCACTTCACCAATACCTTccaacagatgaaaacacagtgaTAGCCTccactacaaacacacacacacacagagacacacacacacacacacacacacacacacacacacacacacacacacacacacagacacacactcacactcacagagagagagagagagagggagagagagagagtccagAGGATAGTCAACAACCTAGATGAAAACTTTGGTGGACTCATTGTTGATGATGATTTATCTAAAACTAAGAGTGGCTGTCACATTAAGAATGATCATAAATTAATTAAGATTACTGTAAGTATAGATGCATGGAGTAGAGCAAGCACTCTCCTTAGATTTTGCTTTGGATTGCTTTTTACCATTTCACTTAATAAATTCTCCTGACAAGCTAATGCAGCAAATGCTCAGCGTGCTATGCTAATCTAAACATGCTTGATGGATGACTAGATTAAATCTAACTACTGAGAAAAAAGATCCATGTTCCCAGGGCACTGTTGACTCTCCAGAAGTTTTTATGTACACAAACTATTCCATAACATTTATCCATAATATCCTGAGGTGTTTGTTAGCTATAGAATTCCAACAGTAGATACACAACCTTCTAAACTGCCCTCACTTGGCTGTGTGGTTCATTGCACTGTGTGTATACACATTTAATGGCATGACAGCATCTGGCCTCTCTGTTTGCATCAGATCATGCTATAGTCAGGGTTAATCAGCCGTGCCTGCTGGATTTCTGCCTTAATTACTTTCCCAGGCCTATTCCTGGAGAGGACAGAAGCAGCTGTACAGCATGGGTGCtaacattttctgtctctcttgtcCTTCACCAACAGGATTCATTATCTCTGGAGTCAATGGGCCTGTTGATCTAACCCTGCagatagtttttgttttattagttttagAGATGTATGAGATTCCTGTATCACGAGGGAAGTGGTTCTCATAGTATTGATATTCAAATTCAACTGTTTATAGGATACATTTGGAAGTCTCAAAAAAGGCAGGCAGTAAATGATTGTAATCAGGCAGCCCTGTAAACACGTTTTCAGAtgccgcattatcgccgcagtgtttgttcacacagagccaagcagctccggcgtaaagacgcaccagtgtgtaattcacacaggAAGCTGGTGCTGCGTGATGATGCAGCTGTATGTTTTCTTCAAagtgtttccctctgtctcctcctgttgatctaaacatgtaccgccgactgtttataatcatatggattcagttataatgtgttgtgattgagatcctgacccaccatgcatcctggaaagtgacaaagttacatttttcgctctaaattacataattacataatcaccatcagtaaacaggacgctgtctgactctcactcgcggggagggatgctgttctctgggggaaagttca
This window contains:
- the f3a gene encoding coagulation factor III, tissue factor a → MQPVGLPAALFIVFCLSAHSVSGSYPRAQNVTWKSTNFKTILTWEPKPSADYSYTVEFSQVGGNTKRNPHCIQSSRTVCDLSNSLTELTAYYTADVLSQPPLGVTSDLTEFPHTSSPRFCPYKETDIGKPDFKLEVSEDKKKTTLYVTDPLTALFKDGHQQNIRDIFSEQLQYKVTYRKNTSTGKKVYNSKSNVIEVPDLDRGVSYCFNVQAYIPSRSINKQLGELSQTQCSNDDSKSIFEEYSVGVIAAAILFILLLVGLIIAVTVICCKRRRKALKSGKEGLPLRDV